One genomic window of Augochlora pura isolate Apur16 chromosome 5, APUR_v2.2.1, whole genome shotgun sequence includes the following:
- the LOC144470277 gene encoding uncharacterized protein LOC144470277, whose product MESEDPQTNGDTAPDKSPESEDSLELCSSKCSNAKQRTPSPSMQPPSSPSNQLPASPSKPKDSATGTKAKRKARSTRRKLNAMVSNASLHFSDTDSEGELTTIAPPGRLSRHVTEAQQGPVISITAEEIEEKQDLGRDSQPDLDTDGKDTLQCNNFVESLTDVDEIYPSETETEAAESLSNLKVVENSYPAETDLEDIEGDEEVQAIIFVKPRSDIFCEYSGETITTKEGDGPFSVEVRNRMYLEEDYREQVHSNTPEIMVMPNTDEEDMVVSDEELMEEACCNQKELLDDLDVLAASQIVMKNISKTDRLVVKDVSDDGTSDCHTDVEDVEQVE is encoded by the coding sequence ATGGAGAGCGAGGATCCACAAACGAACGGTGACACCGCCCCGGATAAGTCTCCGGAGAGCGAGGACTCGTTGGAGCTCTGTAGCAGCAAGTGTTCGAACGCGAAGCAACGCACGCCGAGTCCCTCGATGCAACCCCCGAGCAGTCCCTCGAACCAACTCCCTGCGAGTCCTTCGAAGCCAAAGGACAGCGCGACGGGAACGAAGGCGAAGCGGAAAGCGAGGTCGACTCGCCGGAAGTTGAACGCCATGGTAAGCAACGCGTCGCTGCACTTCTCGGACACGGACTCCGAAGGTGAGCTGACCACCATAGCACCGCCGGGACGATTGTCGAGACACGTGACCGAGGCTCAGCAGGGCCCCGTGATCTCGATCACGGCGGAGGAGATCGAGGAGAAGCAGGATCTCGGTCGGGACTCTCAACCGGACCTGGATACGGACGGCAAGGACACGCTGCAGTGCAACAACTTTGTCGAGAGTCTGACGGACGTCGACGAGATCTATCCGAGCGAGACCGAGACCGAGGCGGCCGAGAGTCTGAGCAATCTGAAGGTCGTCGAGAACTCTTATCCGGCCGAGACGGACCTGGAGGACATCGAGGGTGACGAAGAGGTCCAGGCGATCATCTTCGTGAAGCCCAGATCCGATATCTTCTGCGAGTATAGCGGAGAGACCATCACCACCAAGGAGGGAGACGGACCTTTTTCGGTGGAGGTTAGGAACAGGATGTATCTCGAAGAAGATTACAGGGAACAGGTGCACAGCAATACGCCCGAGATCATGGTCATGCCGAACACTGACGAGGAGGACATGGTCGTGTCCGACGAGGAGCTCATGGAGGAGGCTTGCTGCAATCAGAAAGAGCTTCTGGACGACCTCGACGTGCTCGCTGCCTCGCAGATCGTTATGAAGAACATTAGCAAGACGGATCGGTTGGTCGTTAAGGATGTCAGTGACGACGGGACTAGCGACTGCCATACCGACGTCGAGGACGTTGAACAGGTCGAGTAG
- the LOC144470275 gene encoding bifunctional peptidase and arginyl-hydroxylase JMJD5 isoform X1: MYKDMFVARLVPWELMESVTDSLPIEMKIHLLPIVIRLKEFSENKTDLSKKWINSSLILIEACLDKTWEILNAGYWKYVPIEYRYCYSLCTILKAVLLEIQYHENGDKKFSNNMTLLKSIVQQIDKGILLGSPLLNMPDLLPTIASQLNNCSPSQLLKNSSLKELIGGFESIVDVTLPGFKSIPEYNEPSMELFYNEIFRFKVPALLKDCINHWKALEQWQNINYLSRVAGHRTVPIEIGSRYTDEDWTQQLVLFSEFLQNHILSKHDKIGYLAQHQLFEQIPELKDDFAIPEYCNFTDNDEVEQPDINAWFGPSGTVSPLHFDPKNNLLCQVFGYKRVILYDPKDSSNLYPYDTRLLNNTSQVDPLNPSYKQWPNFKKSMGFVCYLKPGEMLYIPPRWWHHVTALTPSFSISFWWN, encoded by the exons ATGTATAAAGATATGTTTGTCGCAAGACTCGTTCCATGGGAGTTAATGGAAAGTGTAACGGATTCTTTACccattgaaatgaaaatacatttattgccGATAGTAATAAGACTGAAAGAATTCAGTGAGAATAAAAC AGATTTATCAAAAAAGTGGATAAACAGTTcactaattttaattgaagcaTGTTTGGACAAAACAtgggaaatattaaatgctgGTTATTGGAAGTATGTTCCAATAGAATACCGATATTGTTATTCATTATGTACTATTTTAAAG GCTGTACTACTTGAGATTCAATATCATGAGAATGGTGacaaaaaattctcaaataaCATGACATTGTTAAAAAGTATTGTTCAACAAATAGACAAAGGTATTTTGTTGGGTTCACCGCTTCTTAATATGCCTGACTTGTTACCAACAATTGCATCACAGTTAAATAATTGTAGTCCAT CACAATTATTGAAGAACTCCTCTCTTAAGGAATTAATTGGTGGCTTTGAAAGTATAGTTGATGTTACTCTTCCTGGATTCAAAAGTATCCCTGAATACAATGAACCATCAATGGAATTATTCTATAACGAAATCTTTAGATTCAAAGTTCCAGCACTTCTAAAAG ATTGCATTAATCATTGGAAAGCTTTGGAACAATGgcaaaatatcaattatttaagtaGAGTAGCAGGACATCGAACAGTACCAATTGAAATTGGATCACGTTACACAGACGAAGACTGGACTCAGCAACTTGTTCTGTTTTCTGAATTCTTACAAAATCATATATTATCGAAACACGATAAAATTGGATATTTGGCACAACATCAACTTTTTGAACAG ATTCCTGAATTGAAAGATGATTTTGCTATACCTGAGTATTGTAATTTCACGGACAACGATGAAGTGGAACAACCAGACATTAATGCATGGTTTGGACCCAGTGGAACTGTCTCACCATTGCACTTTGATCCGAAAAATAATCTTCTGTGCCAG GTATTTGGATATAAAAGAGTTATCTTGTATGATCCAAAAGATTCATCTAATCTGTATCCATACGATACACGATTACTTAACAATACTTCTCAAGTAGATCCTTTAAATCCGAGCTATAAGCAGTGgccaaattttaaaaaatccatgGGGTTTGTATGTTACTTAAAACCTGGAGAAATGCTTTATATTCCTCCAAGATGGTGGCATCATGTAACTGCTTTAACACCAAGCTTTTCAATAAGCTTTTGGTGGAATTAA
- the LOC144470275 gene encoding bifunctional peptidase and arginyl-hydroxylase JMJD5 isoform X2 — translation MLDLSKKWINSSLILIEACLDKTWEILNAGYWKYVPIEYRYCYSLCTILKAVLLEIQYHENGDKKFSNNMTLLKSIVQQIDKGILLGSPLLNMPDLLPTIASQLNNCSPSQLLKNSSLKELIGGFESIVDVTLPGFKSIPEYNEPSMELFYNEIFRFKVPALLKDCINHWKALEQWQNINYLSRVAGHRTVPIEIGSRYTDEDWTQQLVLFSEFLQNHILSKHDKIGYLAQHQLFEQIPELKDDFAIPEYCNFTDNDEVEQPDINAWFGPSGTVSPLHFDPKNNLLCQVFGYKRVILYDPKDSSNLYPYDTRLLNNTSQVDPLNPSYKQWPNFKKSMGFVCYLKPGEMLYIPPRWWHHVTALTPSFSISFWWN, via the exons atgct AGATTTATCAAAAAAGTGGATAAACAGTTcactaattttaattgaagcaTGTTTGGACAAAACAtgggaaatattaaatgctgGTTATTGGAAGTATGTTCCAATAGAATACCGATATTGTTATTCATTATGTACTATTTTAAAG GCTGTACTACTTGAGATTCAATATCATGAGAATGGTGacaaaaaattctcaaataaCATGACATTGTTAAAAAGTATTGTTCAACAAATAGACAAAGGTATTTTGTTGGGTTCACCGCTTCTTAATATGCCTGACTTGTTACCAACAATTGCATCACAGTTAAATAATTGTAGTCCAT CACAATTATTGAAGAACTCCTCTCTTAAGGAATTAATTGGTGGCTTTGAAAGTATAGTTGATGTTACTCTTCCTGGATTCAAAAGTATCCCTGAATACAATGAACCATCAATGGAATTATTCTATAACGAAATCTTTAGATTCAAAGTTCCAGCACTTCTAAAAG ATTGCATTAATCATTGGAAAGCTTTGGAACAATGgcaaaatatcaattatttaagtaGAGTAGCAGGACATCGAACAGTACCAATTGAAATTGGATCACGTTACACAGACGAAGACTGGACTCAGCAACTTGTTCTGTTTTCTGAATTCTTACAAAATCATATATTATCGAAACACGATAAAATTGGATATTTGGCACAACATCAACTTTTTGAACAG ATTCCTGAATTGAAAGATGATTTTGCTATACCTGAGTATTGTAATTTCACGGACAACGATGAAGTGGAACAACCAGACATTAATGCATGGTTTGGACCCAGTGGAACTGTCTCACCATTGCACTTTGATCCGAAAAATAATCTTCTGTGCCAG GTATTTGGATATAAAAGAGTTATCTTGTATGATCCAAAAGATTCATCTAATCTGTATCCATACGATACACGATTACTTAACAATACTTCTCAAGTAGATCCTTTAAATCCGAGCTATAAGCAGTGgccaaattttaaaaaatccatgGGGTTTGTATGTTACTTAAAACCTGGAGAAATGCTTTATATTCCTCCAAGATGGTGGCATCATGTAACTGCTTTAACACCAAGCTTTTCAATAAGCTTTTGGTGGAATTAA
- the Alg14 gene encoding ALG14, UDP-N-acetylglucosaminyltransferase subunit → MYAIHCIYIFTIICLMILTRICFMIFRTFTTERTHIASVKNVKTLIVLGSGGHTAEMIRILRYLEFKNFSPRIYVHADTDVISVEKVQDLEKDNTDYKIIKIQRSREIKQSYYTSVYTTLQATLESIPLLWTERPELLLCNGPGTCVPLCIIIFLFKVFFITRTTIVFIESFCRVHTLSLSGKILYYIADYLLVQWPSLSKPMYNKTIYRFIKKVDKQFTNFN, encoded by the exons ATGTATGCAAttcattgtatttatatttttacaattatttgccTTATGATCCTCACGAGAATCTGTTTCATGATATTTCGGACATTTACGACAGAGCGAACGCATATTGCTTctgttaaaaatgtgaaaacatTAATAGTATTGGGGTCTGGTGGTCATACTGCAGAAATGATAAGAATTCTTAGATACTTGGAGTTTAAGAACTTTTCACCAAGAATCTATGTCCATGCTGATACGGATGTAATAAGTGTAGAGAAAGTGCAGGATTTAGAGAAAGATAATACagattacaaaataataaagatcCAAAGGAGCAGAGAAATTAAACAGTCGTACTATACGTCGGTTTATACTACATTGCAGGCAACATTAGAGTCGATACCACTTTTGTGGACAGAACGCCCCGAATTACTTTTGTGCAATGGCCCAGGCACTTGTGTCCCTTTGTGTAtcattatatttctatttaaagtgTTTTTTATTACACGAACTACGATAGTATTTATTGAAAGTTTTTGCAGGGTGCATACATTATCTTTAAGTgggaaaattttgtattatatagcTGATTATCTACTTGTTCAGTGGCCATCATTAAGTAAACCTATGTACaacaaaacaatttat AGATTTATCAAAAAAGTGGATAAACAGTTcactaattttaattga